Genomic segment of Paenibacillus sp. FSL R5-0912:
ATGAATCAGGCGAACATCAATAATATCACCGATCAAAAATGGGCCAACTGGCTGACAACGAAGGCAAATATCGAGAGCGAGTGGGACGCCTACGTGGCAAGTGTCAACAGCTCCGGTCTTGAACAGAATCTGCAGATCCGTCAAAAAGCTTACGAGGAATACCTCTCGACCTTGAAATAGAAACCTCATGGAAGGGGAGCTTGTTATGAAGCAGGCACAACTAAACGGATCGCAGCACACCCTTCAAGGGAAGAGCTGGCTGCAGAAGCTGGGAGGACAGTATCAGCTGTGGATTATGGTTCTTCCGGCTATTATTTACATTGCTATTTTCTGCTATGGTCCCATGTACGGAATTCAGCTTGCCTTTCGGGATTTTGATTTCAGCAAAGGGCTGACAGGTGGCGATTGGGTCGGATTTAAGTATTTTGAGCAGTATTTCAACAGTCCCATGTTCTGGCCTACGCTGAGGAATACTTTTGTCATCGCGTTTGTCTCTATCTTGTTTGGCTTCCCTATGCCTATCCTGCTGGCGCTGGTTGTTAATTCAATCCGAAGCAATAAGCGTAAGCGTGTGCTGCAGACTACCGTGTATATGCCCTACTTCATCTCCACCGTTGTCCTTGTAGCGTTGCTGCAGATCATGCTCTCCCCTACAACAGGGCTTATCGACGGTTTGCTCAAAACACTGCATTTGCTCCCGGCGGATACTAATCTCATAGGCGATCCAGGGTCGTTCGTGCCCGTCTATGTCATCTCTGCCATCTGGCAGACCTGCGGCTGGAACAGCATTATCTTCATTGCAGCACTGTCTTCGGTAGATTCACAGCTGTATGATGCCGCCCGGATTGATGGCGCGAACCGCTGGCAAACCGTCTGGCATGTGGAGATTCCGGCAATCCTGCCGACCATTATTATTTTGCTGATTATGAATATGGGGAACATTCTGAGCGTCGGCTTTGAGAAAACCTTTCTCATGCAGAACAGTCTCAACAAATCGGTATCTGAGGTTATCTCTACTTATGTATTTAACGTAGGGGTGAAGTCCAATCAGTTCAGCTTCGGATCGGCTGTGGGATTGTTTAATACAGTCATTAATTTCATGTTCTTAATATTGGCCAACTCGCTGGCCAAAAAATCTTCTAACATCAGTCTAATGTAAGGAGGGGATGGGATGTCAAGCAGACAAGCCTCTCATTCGCAACATACGGTCTATTCGGGCGGCATGGCAGACAGATTGTATACACTGATTGTTGTGCTTGTGAGTATTGCCGCATTTTTGATGGTAGCGTATCCGTTGTATTTTATCATCATCGCTTCAGTCAGCAATTCGACAATGGTCAGCCAGGGGAAGGTTATTCTCTGGCCGAAGGATATTAATTTTTACGGCTATGAACAGATTTTTAAGGATACCCGCATATGGCAGGGGTATTTCAACACGATTGTCTACACGGTGCTTGGCACTATTCTGAATCTGCTGGTTACGCTGCCGGCTGCTTACGCGCTGGCTCACCGGAAGTTCAAGGCCCGCCGGGTGATTATGCCGCTCTTTGTGTTTACCATGTATTTTGGCGGCGGGATGATTCCCAC
This window contains:
- a CDS encoding ABC transporter permease, with translation MKQAQLNGSQHTLQGKSWLQKLGGQYQLWIMVLPAIIYIAIFCYGPMYGIQLAFRDFDFSKGLTGGDWVGFKYFEQYFNSPMFWPTLRNTFVIAFVSILFGFPMPILLALVVNSIRSNKRKRVLQTTVYMPYFISTVVLVALLQIMLSPTTGLIDGLLKTLHLLPADTNLIGDPGSFVPVYVISAIWQTCGWNSIIFIAALSSVDSQLYDAARIDGANRWQTVWHVEIPAILPTIIILLIMNMGNILSVGFEKTFLMQNSLNKSVSEVISTYVFNVGVKSNQFSFGSAVGLFNTVINFMFLILANSLAKKSSNISLM